A region from the Aeromicrobium choanae genome encodes:
- a CDS encoding SurA N-terminal domain-containing protein has product MSKTRLAVLGLAALLMAGCGPVNPGAAAVVDGTRIPMSDVEDVADVYCTASLSGQSGSAAGIDSAALRRQSVADLVSGEVADQVAKDRGYDVTVPSLGSAEQAQLEQMFGDELPAALDLIERNQRTGVIAQEMAREADASIPEGEQLLQAGQQLLARATAEADISVDPRFGLDETIQQIAETGSLSVFGGELDATATEDRPAALQCS; this is encoded by the coding sequence ATGTCGAAGACCCGCCTGGCCGTCCTCGGGCTCGCCGCGCTGCTGATGGCGGGCTGTGGCCCCGTCAACCCCGGTGCCGCGGCCGTCGTGGACGGCACCCGGATCCCCATGTCCGACGTCGAGGACGTCGCCGACGTGTACTGCACCGCCTCCCTCTCGGGCCAGAGCGGCAGCGCCGCCGGCATCGACTCGGCCGCCCTGCGCCGCCAGTCGGTCGCCGACCTGGTCTCGGGCGAGGTCGCCGACCAGGTCGCGAAGGACCGCGGCTACGACGTCACCGTGCCGTCGCTGGGCTCCGCCGAGCAGGCGCAGCTGGAGCAGATGTTCGGTGACGAGCTCCCGGCCGCCCTGGACCTGATCGAGCGCAACCAGCGCACCGGCGTGATCGCCCAGGAGATGGCGCGCGAGGCCGACGCCTCGATCCCGGAGGGCGAGCAGCTGCTCCAGGCCGGCCAGCAGCTGCTGGCCCGGGCCACCGCCGAGGCCGACATCTCGGTCGACCCGCGCTTCGGCCTCGACGAGACCATCCAGCAGATCGCCGAGACCGGATCGCTGTCGGTGTTCGGCGGCGAGCTGGACGCCACGGCCACCGAGGACCGGCCCGCGGCGCTCCAGTGCTCCTGA
- a CDS encoding purine-cytosine permease family protein has product MTIHSEGPGGGLEAVRRAGIETTGIEIIDESERTAKPSDLFWPWFAANVSVFGISYGSFVLGFGISLWQASLVAVLGIVVSFAACGLVAIAGKRGSAPTMILSRAPFGVTGQKIPGVFSWLISIGWETFLAIMATLATATVFRELGWSSGDAVKIIAMIVVAALIVAASVAGYHIIMRMQSVLTWLTGLATIGYIALTLDEVDLDAVTSLPNGSGQAVIGAFVMVMTGFGFGWINIAADWSRYQRRETPGAQIVAWNTLAGALAPVILVLYGILLAGSSPELSEGIAIDPIGTLATVLPTWYLVPFLVASVLALVSGAVLGIYSSGLTLLSLGVKIPRPTAAFVDGVILTLGTIYVVFFAESFLAPFQSFLITLGVPIAAWAGIMIADIALRQRDYDDVDLFDSRGRYGSVNWVAVATMAVASVVGWGLVVNNFAQDASWNNWQGYLIEPLGLGTWVEDGSYWDGNWAYANLGVLLAFAIGFLATLLLQRGRVARQEERA; this is encoded by the coding sequence ATGACGATTCACAGCGAGGGGCCCGGCGGCGGTCTCGAGGCGGTCCGCCGCGCGGGCATCGAGACCACCGGCATCGAGATCATCGACGAGAGCGAGCGCACCGCCAAGCCCTCCGACCTGTTCTGGCCGTGGTTCGCGGCCAACGTGTCGGTCTTCGGCATCTCCTACGGCAGCTTCGTCCTGGGATTCGGCATCTCCCTGTGGCAGGCCAGCCTCGTCGCGGTGCTCGGCATCGTGGTCTCGTTCGCCGCCTGCGGCCTCGTCGCGATCGCCGGAAAGCGCGGCTCCGCGCCCACGATGATCCTGTCGCGGGCGCCGTTCGGCGTCACCGGGCAGAAGATCCCGGGCGTGTTCAGCTGGCTGATCTCGATCGGCTGGGAGACCTTCCTGGCGATCATGGCCACGCTCGCCACCGCCACGGTGTTCCGCGAGCTCGGCTGGAGCAGTGGCGACGCGGTGAAGATCATCGCGATGATCGTCGTCGCAGCGCTCATCGTGGCCGCCTCCGTGGCGGGCTACCACATCATCATGCGCATGCAGTCGGTCCTGACCTGGCTGACCGGCCTCGCCACGATCGGCTACATCGCGCTCACGCTCGACGAGGTCGACCTCGACGCCGTCACCTCCCTGCCCAACGGCTCGGGCCAGGCCGTGATCGGCGCGTTCGTCATGGTCATGACGGGCTTCGGCTTCGGCTGGATCAACATCGCCGCCGACTGGTCGCGCTACCAGCGTCGCGAGACCCCCGGCGCGCAGATCGTCGCGTGGAACACCCTCGCCGGGGCACTCGCACCCGTGATCCTGGTGCTCTACGGCATCCTGCTCGCCGGCTCCTCCCCCGAGCTCTCCGAGGGGATCGCGATCGATCCGATCGGCACGCTCGCCACGGTCCTGCCGACCTGGTACCTCGTGCCCTTCCTGGTCGCTTCCGTGCTGGCGCTGGTGAGCGGCGCCGTCCTGGGCATCTACTCCTCCGGGCTGACCCTGCTGAGCCTCGGCGTGAAGATCCCGCGGCCCACCGCCGCCTTCGTCGACGGCGTGATCCTGACGCTCGGCACGATCTACGTCGTGTTCTTCGCCGAGAGCTTCCTGGCGCCGTTCCAGAGCTTCCTCATCACGCTCGGCGTCCCGATCGCGGCGTGGGCGGGCATCATGATCGCCGACATCGCCCTGCGCCAACGGGACTACGACGACGTCGACCTGTTCGACAGCCGGGGCCGGTACGGCTCGGTCAACTGGGTCGCCGTCGCGACGATGGCGGTCGCGTCGGTGGTGGGCTGGGGCCTGGTCGTGAACAACTTCGCCCAGGACGCGTCCTGGAACAACTGGCAGGGGTACCTCATCGAGCCGCTCGGCCTGGGCACGTGGGTCGAGGACGGGTCGTACTGGGACGGCAACTGGGCCTACGCCAACCTCGGCGTCCTGCTGGCCTTCGCCATCGGCTTCCTCGCCACCCTGCTGCTGCAGCGCGGGCGGGTGGCCCGCCAGGAGGAGCGCGCGTGA
- a CDS encoding acyl carrier protein has product MATREELVTELRELILGELIPLDPEELKDDSPLVDDVLDSLGIAEVAVFVEEHIGRPLAAEEETRATFASVDSVVDFIVKHG; this is encoded by the coding sequence ATGGCCACGCGAGAAGAGCTGGTGACCGAGCTGCGCGAGCTGATCCTCGGGGAGCTCATCCCCCTGGATCCCGAGGAGCTGAAGGACGACTCCCCCCTCGTGGACGACGTCCTGGACTCGCTCGGCATCGCCGAGGTCGCCGTGTTCGTCGAGGAGCACATCGGGCGGCCGCTCGCCGCCGAGGAGGAGACCCGGGCCACCTTCGCGTCCGTGGACTCCGTGGTCGACTTCATCGTCAAGCACGGCTGA
- a CDS encoding cysteine hydrolase family protein: protein MSEPWLVVIDPQRVFAAPDSPWGSPLFGSIVEPVRELAARHRTIVTRWVPAAGDERVGGWNAYFEAWPFADRPPEDALFDLVPEVADLAAGGTVDATTFGKWPALESVTGPAPELVLAGVATDCCVISTALAAADAGATIRVVAQACAGSTPENHAKALDVMALYGPQITVV from the coding sequence GTGAGCGAGCCCTGGCTCGTCGTGATCGACCCGCAGCGGGTCTTCGCGGCGCCGGACTCGCCGTGGGGCTCGCCCCTGTTCGGGTCGATCGTCGAGCCGGTGCGCGAGCTCGCGGCGCGGCACCGCACGATCGTGACCCGGTGGGTTCCGGCGGCGGGCGACGAGCGGGTGGGCGGCTGGAACGCGTACTTCGAGGCGTGGCCCTTCGCCGACCGCCCGCCCGAGGACGCCCTGTTCGACCTCGTGCCCGAGGTGGCCGACCTGGCCGCCGGCGGCACCGTCGACGCCACCACCTTCGGCAAGTGGCCGGCGCTCGAGAGTGTCACGGGGCCAGCGCCCGAGCTGGTGCTGGCCGGGGTGGCCACCGACTGCTGCGTCATCTCGACGGCGCTGGCCGCCGCGGACGCGGGCGCCACGATCCGTGTCGTCGCGCAGGCCTGCGCCGGGTCGACGCCGGAGAACCACGCCAAGGCTCTCGACGTCATGGCGCTCTACGGTCCGCAGATCACCGTCGTCTGA
- the acpS gene encoding holo-ACP synthase: MTPGVACGVDIVSVDRIRAAVERSGPRFLEKYWTQDELAYCAGRPERLAARWAAKEAAMKVLEGGFDRFDPLSIEVRRDAGGVPRLELAADAADHAREVGLASWSLSLSHEREHAVAMVTALRWPTSS; the protein is encoded by the coding sequence GTGACCCCCGGCGTCGCCTGCGGGGTCGACATCGTGTCGGTCGACCGCATCCGGGCCGCCGTGGAGCGCTCGGGCCCGCGGTTCCTGGAAAAGTACTGGACCCAGGACGAGCTCGCCTACTGCGCGGGACGGCCCGAGCGGCTGGCGGCCCGGTGGGCGGCGAAGGAGGCCGCGATGAAGGTCCTCGAGGGCGGCTTCGACCGGTTCGACCCGCTCTCGATCGAGGTGCGCCGCGACGCCGGGGGAGTGCCCCGGCTCGAGCTCGCGGCCGACGCCGCCGACCACGCGCGCGAGGTCGGCCTCGCGTCGTGGTCCCTCTCGCTCTCGCACGAGCGCGAGCACGCGGTCGCGATGGTCACGGCGCTGCGCTGGCCCACGTCGTCCTGA
- the mfd gene encoding transcription-repair coupling factor translates to MAQPELTAAVAAEPHLVEFASALRGGAATAQLTAPPAFHPFVAAALSGDESVVVAVTATEREADDLAAAVGALIGPELVASFPAWETLPHERLSPRSDTVGRRLAVLRRVVHGGDERPRVVVAPIRSILQPQVKGLADLEPVELRAGQDVELDDIVARLAAAAYTRVDLVERRGEFAVRGGIVDVFPPTEDHPLRVEFWGDTVDEVRRFAVADQRTLEPVDRLWAPPCRELLLTDEVRAAAARYAVSHPSLGELFTKLSEGHAVEGMESLAPVLAGEMELFVDLLPPGSTIVTSEPERIKARAADLFATSEEFLAASWATAAGGGESPIDLGSAGFHELDDVRQHAAKLGLGWGEVSSFALDESHVVQAEPAPQYRGDTDAAFADIVKWRSEGRHLVLVAPAHGQAQRTVEWLAEHDVPGAIVDRADGTDGIERGVVQVICAEIGHGFVSDSLGLVLLTRDDLVGQRAAERTTKSMPARRRRQIDPLELKPGDAVVHEQHGVARYVELVNRVVHGAAREYLVLEYAPSKRGQPADRLFVPMDQLDQVSRYIGGESPSLDRLGGGDWSNRKSKARKAVRQIADELIKLYAARQSTKGHAFGPDTPWQAELEDAFAHVETPDQLATIDEVKRDMERTVPMDRLVCGDVGYGKTEIAVRAAFKAIQDGKQVILLVPTTLLVQQHYATFAERFGQFPVTIRPLSRFQTDKESKATLEGLADGSVDLVIGTHRLLQPGVRIKDLGLVIVDEEQRFGVEHKEALKHLRAAVDVLSMSATPIPRTLEMAVTGIREMSTIATPPEERHPVLSFVGPYDDKQVTAAIRRELLREGQVFYLHNRVQSMDKTAAHIRELVPEARVAVAHGKMGEHQLEEVMVAFWEKRFDVLVCTTIVESGLDVSNANTMLIERADTLGLSQLHQLRGRVGRGRERAYAYFLYPPDKPLTETAHDRLVTIAQHSELGGGMAVAMKDLEIRGAGNLLGGEQSGHIADVGFDLYIRLVGEAVAEFRGDAAPEKEVKLELPVEAHLPHDYVPSERLRLEMYKRLADVRATADIDELRTELQDRYGKLPDSVEALLDVAALRVKVRAAGLTEVTSAGSNIRFNPVTLPESAKLRINRIYPKSLYKEAVKVLLVPAPREPGIGGRPLRGRELLDWVARVVDTIVG, encoded by the coding sequence ATGGCACAACCTGAATTGACCGCGGCGGTCGCCGCCGAGCCCCATCTCGTCGAGTTCGCCTCCGCCCTGCGCGGAGGCGCCGCGACGGCGCAGCTGACGGCTCCTCCCGCGTTCCACCCGTTCGTCGCCGCGGCCCTGTCCGGCGACGAGTCCGTCGTCGTGGCCGTGACCGCCACCGAGCGCGAGGCCGACGACCTGGCCGCCGCGGTCGGTGCCCTGATCGGCCCCGAGCTGGTCGCGTCGTTCCCCGCGTGGGAGACGCTGCCGCACGAGCGGCTGTCGCCGCGCTCCGACACGGTGGGTCGCCGGCTCGCCGTGCTGCGTCGCGTCGTCCACGGGGGCGACGAGCGCCCGCGCGTCGTGGTGGCGCCGATCCGGTCGATCCTGCAGCCGCAGGTCAAGGGCCTGGCCGACCTCGAGCCGGTCGAGCTGCGTGCTGGCCAGGACGTCGAGCTCGACGACATCGTCGCCCGCCTGGCCGCGGCCGCCTACACCCGCGTCGACCTGGTCGAGCGGCGCGGCGAGTTCGCCGTCCGCGGCGGCATCGTCGACGTCTTCCCGCCCACCGAGGACCACCCGCTGCGAGTGGAGTTCTGGGGCGACACGGTCGACGAGGTCCGCCGGTTCGCCGTGGCCGACCAGCGCACCCTCGAGCCCGTCGACCGCCTGTGGGCGCCGCCGTGCCGCGAGCTGCTGCTCACCGACGAGGTCCGCGCCGCCGCCGCGCGGTACGCCGTGAGCCACCCGTCGCTGGGCGAGCTCTTCACGAAGCTCTCCGAGGGTCACGCCGTCGAGGGCATGGAGTCGCTCGCACCCGTGTTGGCGGGGGAGATGGAGCTCTTCGTCGACCTGCTGCCGCCGGGGTCGACCATCGTGACGTCCGAGCCCGAGCGGATCAAGGCGCGCGCCGCCGACCTGTTCGCCACCAGCGAGGAGTTCCTCGCCGCGTCGTGGGCCACCGCGGCCGGCGGCGGAGAGAGCCCGATCGACCTCGGCTCGGCGGGATTCCACGAGCTCGACGACGTCCGGCAGCACGCCGCGAAGCTCGGGCTGGGCTGGGGCGAGGTCTCGTCCTTCGCCCTCGACGAGTCGCACGTCGTCCAGGCCGAGCCGGCCCCGCAGTACCGCGGCGACACCGACGCGGCGTTCGCCGACATCGTGAAGTGGCGGTCCGAGGGTCGCCACCTCGTGCTCGTGGCCCCGGCGCACGGGCAGGCCCAGCGCACCGTGGAGTGGCTCGCCGAGCACGACGTCCCCGGCGCGATCGTCGACCGCGCCGACGGCACCGACGGCATCGAGCGCGGCGTCGTCCAGGTGATCTGCGCCGAGATCGGGCACGGGTTCGTCTCGGACTCGCTCGGCCTCGTCCTGCTGACCCGCGACGACCTCGTGGGCCAGCGCGCCGCCGAGCGCACGACGAAGTCGATGCCCGCGCGGCGCCGGCGGCAGATCGACCCCCTCGAGCTCAAGCCGGGCGACGCGGTCGTGCACGAGCAGCACGGCGTCGCCCGCTACGTCGAGCTGGTCAACCGCGTCGTCCACGGCGCGGCCCGCGAGTACCTCGTGCTCGAGTACGCGCCCAGCAAGCGCGGCCAGCCGGCCGACCGGTTGTTCGTCCCGATGGACCAGCTCGACCAGGTCAGCCGCTACATCGGCGGCGAGTCGCCGTCGCTCGACCGCCTCGGCGGCGGCGACTGGTCGAACCGCAAGTCCAAGGCCCGCAAGGCGGTGCGCCAGATCGCCGACGAGCTGATCAAGCTCTACGCGGCACGCCAGTCCACGAAGGGCCACGCGTTCGGTCCCGACACCCCGTGGCAGGCCGAGCTCGAGGACGCGTTCGCGCACGTCGAGACGCCCGACCAGCTGGCCACGATCGACGAGGTCAAGCGCGACATGGAGCGCACCGTCCCGATGGACCGCCTCGTCTGCGGCGACGTCGGCTACGGCAAGACCGAGATCGCCGTGCGGGCGGCGTTCAAGGCGATCCAGGACGGCAAGCAGGTCATCCTCCTGGTGCCCACGACGCTGCTCGTGCAGCAGCACTACGCCACCTTCGCCGAGCGCTTCGGCCAGTTCCCGGTCACGATCCGGCCGCTCTCGCGGTTCCAGACCGACAAGGAGTCCAAGGCCACCCTCGAGGGGCTGGCCGACGGCTCGGTCGACCTCGTCATCGGCACGCACCGGCTGCTCCAGCCCGGCGTGCGGATCAAGGACCTCGGCCTCGTGATCGTCGACGAGGAGCAGCGCTTCGGCGTCGAGCACAAGGAGGCGCTCAAGCACCTGCGCGCGGCCGTGGACGTGCTGAGCATGTCGGCCACGCCGATCCCGCGGACGCTCGAGATGGCCGTCACCGGCATCCGCGAGATGAGCACGATCGCCACCCCGCCGGAGGAGCGCCACCCGGTGCTGTCCTTCGTCGGGCCGTACGACGACAAGCAGGTCACGGCGGCGATCCGGCGCGAGCTGCTGCGCGAGGGTCAGGTCTTCTACCTGCACAACCGCGTGCAGAGCATGGACAAGACGGCCGCCCACATCCGCGAGCTCGTGCCCGAGGCCCGCGTGGCCGTGGCCCACGGCAAGATGGGCGAGCACCAGCTCGAGGAGGTCATGGTCGCCTTCTGGGAGAAGCGCTTCGACGTCCTGGTCTGCACCACGATCGTCGAGTCGGGTCTGGACGTGTCCAACGCGAACACGATGCTCATCGAGCGGGCCGACACGCTCGGCCTCTCGCAGCTGCACCAGCTCCGTGGCCGCGTCGGCCGTGGCCGCGAGCGCGCGTACGCCTACTTCCTCTACCCGCCGGACAAGCCGCTCACCGAGACGGCCCACGACCGGCTGGTCACGATCGCGCAGCACTCCGAGCTCGGCGGCGGCATGGCCGTGGCGATGAAGGACCTCGAGATCCGCGGAGCGGGCAACCTGCTCGGCGGCGAGCAGTCCGGGCACATCGCCGACGTCGGCTTCGACCTCTACATCCGGCTCGTCGGCGAGGCGGTCGCGGAGTTCCGTGGCGACGCGGCGCCCGAGAAGGAGGTCAAGCTCGAGCTGCCCGTCGAGGCGCACCTGCCGCACGACTACGTGCCCAGCGAGCGACTGCGCCTGGAGATGTACAAGCGGCTCGCCGACGTGCGGGCCACCGCCGACATCGACGAGCTGCGCACCGAGCTGCAGGACCGCTACGGCAAGCTGCCCGACTCCGTGGAGGCGCTGCTCGACGTGGCGGCGCTGCGGGTGAAGGTGCGGGCGGCGGGCCTCACCGAGGTGACCTCGGCCGGGTCGAACATCCGGTTCAACCCCGTCACGCTCCCCGAGTCCGCGAAGCTGCGCATCAACCGGATCTACCCCAAGAGCCTGTACAAGGAGGCCGTCAAGGTCCTGCTCGTGCCGGCCCCGCGAGAGCCCGGGATCGGCGGCAGGCCGCTGCGCGGACGCGAGCTGCTCGACTGGGTGGCGCGAGTCGTCGACACCATCGTCGGCTGA
- a CDS encoding MazG family protein: MSREFDRLIEVMRRLRTECPWTREQTHASLRRYVIEEAYETAEAIDLAGSGHLREELGDLLMQVVIHAAIAESDDEGWTTDDVVREIADKLVHRNPHVFGDVTVTSAAEVDANWQRLKAERKQRTHPTEGIPADLPALMAADKVLGRVDRPVEGDDLGAQLLRLVEQARAAGLDPEAELRRATRRHADG; encoded by the coding sequence GTGAGCCGGGAGTTCGACCGCCTCATCGAGGTGATGCGCCGGCTGCGGACGGAATGTCCGTGGACCCGTGAGCAGACCCACGCGTCGCTGCGTCGCTACGTCATCGAGGAGGCCTACGAGACCGCCGAGGCGATCGACCTCGCCGGCTCGGGGCACCTGCGCGAGGAGCTGGGCGACCTGCTGATGCAGGTCGTCATCCACGCCGCCATCGCCGAGTCCGACGACGAGGGCTGGACCACCGACGACGTGGTGCGCGAGATCGCGGACAAGCTGGTGCACCGCAACCCCCACGTGTTCGGTGACGTCACGGTGACGTCCGCGGCCGAGGTCGACGCCAACTGGCAGCGCCTCAAGGCCGAGCGCAAGCAGCGCACCCATCCCACCGAGGGCATCCCCGCCGACCTCCCGGCGCTCATGGCCGCCGACAAGGTGCTGGGCCGCGTCGACCGCCCGGTCGAGGGCGACGACCTCGGCGCGCAGCTGCTGAGGCTGGTGGAGCAGGCCCGGGCCGCGGGCCTGGACCCGGAGGCCGAGCTGAGGCGAGCCACCCGGCGCCACGCCGACGGCTGA
- a CDS encoding SGNH/GDSL hydrolase family protein: MRKAWVILVALLAAVALAAGVGIAVAADVDEVAGEPFTPVEASEADMESLGTTKVFFAHQSVGDDVLRGIGLIHEQEGLPAPEVTEATSVAGPGITHMHVGTNGDPLGKIEEFDSVVRAGVGDQADVVVFKLCYVDLWASSDLDEVFTAYRETLRSLQEAYPETTFIATTEPVTTRRGWKGWVKKAIGRDDGLANENNIARERYNQMIRAEFSEPGELWDVAAMQSTTPSGERVAASEDGQTFYSLYDGYARDPGHLNEAGSIVAAHSFLATVAAANRS, encoded by the coding sequence ATGCGCAAGGCCTGGGTCATCCTGGTGGCGCTGCTGGCCGCCGTCGCTCTTGCCGCCGGCGTGGGAATCGCCGTGGCGGCCGATGTCGACGAGGTCGCCGGCGAACCCTTCACCCCGGTCGAGGCGAGCGAGGCCGACATGGAATCACTGGGAACCACCAAGGTCTTCTTCGCGCACCAGTCGGTGGGCGACGACGTCCTGCGGGGCATCGGACTCATCCACGAGCAGGAGGGCCTGCCCGCACCCGAGGTCACCGAGGCCACCAGCGTGGCCGGCCCGGGGATCACGCACATGCACGTGGGCACCAACGGCGATCCGCTGGGCAAGATCGAGGAGTTCGACTCGGTGGTCCGTGCCGGCGTCGGCGATCAGGCCGACGTCGTCGTGTTCAAGCTCTGCTACGTCGACCTGTGGGCGTCCTCCGACCTCGACGAGGTCTTCACGGCCTACCGCGAGACGTTGCGCTCGCTGCAGGAGGCCTACCCCGAGACCACCTTCATCGCCACCACCGAGCCGGTCACCACGCGGCGCGGCTGGAAGGGCTGGGTGAAGAAGGCGATCGGGCGCGACGACGGCCTCGCGAACGAGAACAACATCGCCCGCGAGCGCTACAACCAGATGATCCGCGCGGAGTTCTCCGAGCCCGGCGAGCTGTGGGACGTGGCCGCGATGCAGTCCACCACCCCCTCGGGCGAGCGGGTCGCCGCCTCCGAGGACGGCCAGACCTTCTACTCCCTGTACGACGGCTACGCCCGCGATCCCGGCCACCTGAACGAGGCCGGCAGCATCGTCGCCGCCCACAGCTTCCTGGCCACCGTGGCGGCGGCGAACCGGTCGTGA
- a CDS encoding LCP family protein, with product MTDTEAPVAAAPKPRWRRVLRSLVIVTTIVVTVAVLAALGAGVWVQSRLGGQVEHLPSAMPVGERPAESAGDSMNILLMGSDKRVDGSVAGQRSDTMMVVHVPSDRSGVGVVGIPRDSWVQVPGHGPAKINAAFAWGGPALAVETVENLTDVRIDHVAVIDWEGFKALTDAMGGVEITVPATVTDGYSGRTWQAGTQRMDGATALDYVRQRAGLAGGDFDRIKRQQNFLRALMAQVLSTRTFANPFRLYDALDAVTANLTVDEGWSTGDLRDFAWSLRSIRAEDVAFTTVPVKGTGMEGDQSVVYLDRQAGEEMWQAVREDAVAEWIAETGAGLPADVN from the coding sequence GTGACCGACACCGAAGCCCCCGTCGCCGCGGCGCCCAAGCCGCGCTGGCGGCGCGTGCTGCGGAGCCTGGTGATCGTCACGACGATCGTCGTCACCGTCGCGGTCCTCGCGGCCCTCGGCGCCGGCGTGTGGGTCCAGAGCCGGCTGGGCGGCCAGGTCGAGCACCTGCCCTCGGCGATGCCGGTGGGGGAGCGTCCCGCGGAGTCCGCCGGGGACTCGATGAACATCCTGCTGATGGGCAGCGACAAGCGCGTCGACGGCTCCGTCGCCGGCCAGCGCAGCGACACGATGATGGTGGTGCACGTCCCGTCCGACCGCAGTGGCGTCGGCGTCGTCGGCATCCCGCGCGACTCCTGGGTGCAGGTGCCCGGACACGGGCCGGCCAAGATCAATGCCGCGTTCGCCTGGGGCGGCCCGGCACTCGCGGTCGAGACGGTCGAGAACCTCACCGACGTCCGCATCGACCACGTGGCGGTCATCGACTGGGAGGGCTTCAAGGCCCTCACCGACGCGATGGGCGGGGTTGAGATCACGGTGCCGGCCACCGTCACCGACGGGTACTCCGGCCGCACGTGGCAGGCCGGCACGCAGCGCATGGACGGCGCGACCGCGCTGGACTACGTGCGTCAGCGGGCCGGGCTCGCCGGCGGCGACTTCGACCGCATCAAGCGCCAGCAGAACTTCCTGCGCGCGCTGATGGCCCAGGTGCTGTCCACGCGAACCTTCGCCAACCCCTTCCGCCTGTACGACGCCCTCGACGCGGTCACCGCGAACCTCACCGTGGACGAGGGCTGGAGCACCGGGGACCTGCGCGACTTCGCGTGGTCGCTGCGGTCGATCCGTGCCGAGGACGTGGCGTTCACGACCGTGCCCGTGAAGGGCACGGGCATGGAGGGGGACCAGAGCGTCGTCTACCTCGACCGCCAGGCCGGCGAGGAGATGTGGCAGGCCGTCCGCGAGGACGCGGTGGCCGAGTGGATCGCCGAGACCGGCGCGGGCCTGCCGGCTGACGTGAACTGA